From one Lotus japonicus ecotype B-129 chromosome 3, LjGifu_v1.2 genomic stretch:
- the LOC130745671 gene encoding uncharacterized protein LOC130745671 isoform X2 — protein MAGNGIHPYHQQWPPAAAVPPPTPPPAAPPTLSPDEVRTIFITGLPDDVKERELQNLLRWLPGFEASQLNFKADKPMGFALFSSPHQAIAAKDILQDMLFDPEAKSVLHTEMAKKNLFIKRGADAAAFDQSKRLRTAGDYTHTGYVTPSPYHPPPPPVWGPHGYMAPPPPPYDPYAGYPVAPVPMPAPAPIAAPSSYVPVQNTKDNPPCNTLFIGNLGENINEEEVKGLFSVQPGFKQMKILRQERHTVCFIEFEDVNSAANVHHTLQGAVIPSSGSVGMRIQYSKNPFGKRKDGNIMLAVPNANGAPPTMAYQ, from the exons ATGGCTGGCAACGGCATCCACCCATACCACCAACAGTGGCCTCCCGCAGCGGCCGTTCCTCCTCCAACCCCACCGCCTGCCGCTCCTCCCACCCTCTCTCCCGACGAG GTTCGAACGATATTCATCACTGGCCTCCCCGACGACGTGAAAGAGAGAGAGCTACAGAACCTGCTTCGATGGTTGCCTGGCTTCGAAGCTTCTCAGCTCAATTTCAAAGCCGATAAACCCATGGGTTTTGCTCTCTTCTCCAGTCCTCACCAAGCAATCGCCGCCAAAGATATTCTTCAGGACATGCTCTTCGATCCTGAAGCCAAGTCCGTCCTCCACACTGAAATGGCCAAGAAAAATCTCTTCATCAAAAGAG GGGCTGATGCAGCTGCTTTTGATCAGAGTAAACGGTTAAGGACTGCTGGGGATTATACACACACTGGTTATGTAACCCCATCTCCTTATCATCCTCCCCCGCCTCCCGTTTGGGGACCACATGG ATACATggctccaccaccacctccgtATGATCCGTATGCAGGCTATCCTGTTGCACCTGTACCGATGCCTGCTCCTGCTCCCATAGCGGCGCCTAGCAGCTATGTTCCAGTTCAG AACACAAAAGACAACCCTCCCTGCAACACCTTGTTTATTGGAAACTTGGGAGAGAACATTAACGAGGAAGAAGTGAAGGGCCTTTTCAGTGT ACAACCTGGCTTTAAGCAAATGAAGATTTTAAGACAGGAGAGGCATACGGTTTGCTTCATTGAATTTGAA GATGTGAATAGTGCTGCCAATGTGCACCATACTCTGCAGGGTGCCGTTATTCCAAGTTCTGGTTCAGTTGGCATGCGGATACA ATATTCGAAAAACCCATTTGGAAAAAGGAAAGATGGCAACATCATGCTTGCTGTTCCAAATGCCAATGGAGCTCCACCAACAATGGCTTATCAGTAG
- the LOC130745671 gene encoding uncharacterized protein LOC130745671 isoform X1 gives MAGNGIHPYHQQWPPAAAVPPPTPPPAAPPTLSPDEVRTIFITGLPDDVKERELQNLLRWLPGFEASQLNFKADKPMGFALFSSPHQAIAAKDILQDMLFDPEAKSVLHTEMAKKNLFIKRGIGADAAAFDQSKRLRTAGDYTHTGYVTPSPYHPPPPPVWGPHGYMAPPPPPYDPYAGYPVAPVPMPAPAPIAAPSSYVPVQNTKDNPPCNTLFIGNLGENINEEEVKGLFSVQPGFKQMKILRQERHTVCFIEFEDVNSAANVHHTLQGAVIPSSGSVGMRIQYSKNPFGKRKDGNIMLAVPNANGAPPTMAYQ, from the exons ATGGCTGGCAACGGCATCCACCCATACCACCAACAGTGGCCTCCCGCAGCGGCCGTTCCTCCTCCAACCCCACCGCCTGCCGCTCCTCCCACCCTCTCTCCCGACGAG GTTCGAACGATATTCATCACTGGCCTCCCCGACGACGTGAAAGAGAGAGAGCTACAGAACCTGCTTCGATGGTTGCCTGGCTTCGAAGCTTCTCAGCTCAATTTCAAAGCCGATAAACCCATGGGTTTTGCTCTCTTCTCCAGTCCTCACCAAGCAATCGCCGCCAAAGATATTCTTCAGGACATGCTCTTCGATCCTGAAGCCAAGTCCGTCCTCCACACTGAAATGGCCAAGAAAAATCTCTTCATCAAAAGAG GAATAGGGGCTGATGCAGCTGCTTTTGATCAGAGTAAACGGTTAAGGACTGCTGGGGATTATACACACACTGGTTATGTAACCCCATCTCCTTATCATCCTCCCCCGCCTCCCGTTTGGGGACCACATGG ATACATggctccaccaccacctccgtATGATCCGTATGCAGGCTATCCTGTTGCACCTGTACCGATGCCTGCTCCTGCTCCCATAGCGGCGCCTAGCAGCTATGTTCCAGTTCAG AACACAAAAGACAACCCTCCCTGCAACACCTTGTTTATTGGAAACTTGGGAGAGAACATTAACGAGGAAGAAGTGAAGGGCCTTTTCAGTGT ACAACCTGGCTTTAAGCAAATGAAGATTTTAAGACAGGAGAGGCATACGGTTTGCTTCATTGAATTTGAA GATGTGAATAGTGCTGCCAATGTGCACCATACTCTGCAGGGTGCCGTTATTCCAAGTTCTGGTTCAGTTGGCATGCGGATACA ATATTCGAAAAACCCATTTGGAAAAAGGAAAGATGGCAACATCATGCTTGCTGTTCCAAATGCCAATGGAGCTCCACCAACAATGGCTTATCAGTAG